The following coding sequences lie in one Apium graveolens cultivar Ventura chromosome 3, ASM990537v1, whole genome shotgun sequence genomic window:
- the LOC141714092 gene encoding uncharacterized protein LOC141714092 — MVLWSYNTTPRSTTGESPFMLTYGYEAMIPVEVGDGSLRRDLFFEEDAEVNQRLHLDLLNEARINSQLKLVAYQQRIARYFNKKVKSVPYKVGELVLQKVMPNTKIAQYGVLGANWEAPYKVKAIL, encoded by the coding sequence ATGGTCCTTTGGTCTTATAACACAACTCCAAGGTCTACTACGGGCGAATCCCCTTTCATGTTAACCTACGGGTATGAAGCTATGATTCCCGTGGAAGTGGGAGATGGATCGCTGCGAAGGGATTTGTTCTTTGAGGAAGATGCAGAAGTCAATCAAAGGCTCCACTTGGATTTGCTGAACGAAGCTAGAATAAATTCTCAGTTAAAGCTTGTTGCATATCAGCAGAGAATTGCAAGATATTTCAATAAGAAGGTGAAGTCTGTGCCCTATAAGGTGGGAGAGCTTGTATTGCAAAAAGTCATGCCAAATACTAAAATAGCTCAGTATGGGGTtcttggagctaattgggaagcACCATACAAGGTCAAGGCTATACTTTGA
- the LOC141714093 gene encoding uncharacterized protein LOC141714093, whose protein sequence is MPKSSGRILKWAIELGQIDLEYSPRTSIKGQTLSDFILEFDFEVDDKAIVLVEPSSQDNAPAKVREEFPHPWWILHVDEAVNNNGAGAGIVLVTPEGHHLMSAIHFKFYVTNNDAEYEALINGLKIALEVGVINLIARSDSDAKLEGVPREENSNADALKKIGSQMDNVMLGQIPLGIQEIPSIPKVSVFQVQEIPPETWMARIHNYIGEGTLPENKLQARHLRYQAAKYVEYDGVLYKRGFNQPLL, encoded by the exons ATGCCAAAATCGTCGGGAAGAATACTAaaatgggcaatagagttgggacAAATTGATTTAGAATATTCCCCTCGCACATCGATCAAGGGACAAACATTGTCTGATTTCATACTTGAGTTTGATTTTGAAGTAGATGATAAAGCTATAGTGTTGGTAGAACCTTCCTCACAGGATAATGCCCCCGCCAAAGTGAGAGAAGAGTTCCCGCACccttggtggatcttgcatgttGACGAGGCAGTAAATAACAACGGAGCGGGAGCTGGGATTGTTTTGGTTACCCCAGAAGGACATCATCTGATGAGTGCCATTCACTTCAAGTTTTATGTCACCAAtaatgatgctgagtatgaagcATTAATTAATGGTCTGAAGATAGCTTTGGAAGTGGGGGTTATAAATCTGATCGCTCGGAGTGACTCAGA TGCCAAGTTGGAAGGTGTACCAAGAGAAGAAAATAGCAATGCGGATGCCTTGAAAAAGATTGGTTCACAAATGGACAACGTTATGCTAGGACAAATTCCTTTGGGAATCCAAGAAATTCCAAGTATTCCAAAAGTGAGTGTTTTTCAGGTGCAAGAAATCCCGCCAGAAACTTGGATGGCACGTATTCACAACTATATTGGGGAAGGGACTTTGCCAGAGAACAAACTACAGGCTCGACACCTTCGTTACCAGGCTGCAAAGTACGTTGAGTATGATGGAGTGCTATACAAGAGAGGGTTTAATCAACCATTATTGTGA